Proteins found in one Panthera tigris isolate Pti1 chromosome B3, P.tigris_Pti1_mat1.1, whole genome shotgun sequence genomic segment:
- the LOC102949737 gene encoding olfactory receptor 5AU1 produces the protein MEGANLSQEIEFELLGLTRDPQLQRLLFMVFLGMYTITLLGNLIMFLLIHMSTPLHTPMYSLLKSLSFLDFCYSSTVVPQTLVNFLAKRKVISYFGCMAQMFFYAGFATSECYLIAAMAYDRYAAICNPLLYPLTMSPEICLSLIVGSYGAGFLNSLIHTSCIFSLKFCGAHVVTHFFCDGPPILSLSCVDTSLCEILLFIFAGFNLLSCTLTILVSYLLILITILRMNSAQYRFKAFSTCASHLTAVCLFYGTTLFMYLRPRSSYSLTQDRMVAVIYTVVIPMLNPLIYSLRNKDVKEALRKVWGRKIME, from the coding sequence ATGGAAGGGGCAAACCTGAGCCAAGAGATTGAGTTTGAGCTCTTGGGCCTCACCAGGGACCCCCAACTCCAGAGGTTGCTCTTCATGGTATTCCTGGGCATGTACACCATCACTCTGCTGGGAAATCTGATCATGTTCCTTCTAATTCACATGAGCACCCCTCTGCATACACCTATGTACTCTCTCCTGAAGAGCCTCTCCTTCTTGGACTTCTGTTACTCCTCCACGGTTGTCCCTCAGACCCTGGTGAACTTCTTGGCCAAGAGGAAGGTGATTTCCTATTTTGGCTGCATGGCTCAGATGTTCTTCTATGCAGGTTTCGCCACCAGCGAGTGCTATCTCATTGCtgccatggcctatgaccgctatgctGCTATTTGTAACCCCCTACTCTACCCACTCACTATGTCTCCTGAGATCTGCCTGTCTCTCATTGTGGGCTCCTACGGTGCAGGATTTCTCAATTCTCTTATCCACACAAGCTGTATCTTTAGTCTGAAATTCTGTGGTGCCCATGTGGTCACTCACTTCTTCTGTGATGGACCACCTATCTTGTCTCTGTCTTGTGTGGACACCTCGCTGTGTGAGatcttgcttttcatttttgctgGTTTCAACCTTTTGAGCTGCACCCTCACCATCTTGGTCTCCTACCTCCTAATCCTCATCACCATCCTGAGAATGAACTCAGCCCAGTACAGGTTCAAGGCCTTTTCCACCTGTGCTTCCCACCTCACTGCTGTGTGCCTCTTCTATGGCACAACACTTTTTATGTACCTGCGCCCCAGGTCCAGCTACTCCTTGACTCAAGACCGCATGGTGGCCGTGATCTACACAGTGGTAATCCCAATGTTGAACCcccttatttattctttgagaaacAAAGATGTGAAGGAAGCTTTAAGAAAGGTTTGGGGCAGGAAAATAATGGAATGA